A stretch of DNA from Lawsonibacter asaccharolyticus:
GTGCGGAGGGGGCACCCCCGCTCATCAGCCGCTCGATCTCCTCCTGACTCAGCTTGGCTCCGCCGGTGGAAGGCTCCGGCTTTACCTCTTCTTCCGATTTAGCTCCCTTGCCCTCCCCATCACTCAGATCTACGCCAAATCCGGCGATCAGCTCCCTGGCCAGGTCCACAGACATGACATTGACGAATTCACTTTTCAGCACATTCTCAATGCTCAGCATGAACTTGGCCACTACCACCATCCCGCTGTCATACTGGAAGTGTTCCCGCTCAAACTGATCCAGGTCATCCAGAGTGAAGGACTGGGGCGTAGAGATATTGACGGAGCGGCCTAGGAAGTCAGAGAGAGCGGTGGACGCCGCGCCCATCATCTGGTTCATGACCTCGCATACCGCGCTGATCGTCAGATCATTAAACTCGAACTCCTCATCTGATATCTCCGTTCCCATCAAGATCTCTACGATCGTCTTGACGTCGTGGCGCTTGAGAAGCATGATGTTGCTCCCCTCGAGGCCGGAGACATATTTGATCTCGATCCCGATCGCAGGCTCTAGTTCTCCCAGGGTAAATTCCTCGATCGGCACCACCGACACAGATGGAGTGGTGATATCCACACGGTGATCCAGCATATTGGAGACCGCTGTAGCGGACGACCCCAAGCTGATATTCATGATCTCACCAATGGCATCGATCTCCATTGGGCTGAATATATTTTGTTTCATGTCCCTACTTGTCCCTTCCTCCCTGATTGTGATAGGTCTCCCCTATCTTTACCGCCATATTGCTGCTCAACGTCCCCATTTTTCCGCTGAACCAAGGCTTTCCCCCAATATACAGGTAAATGGGCTGCGCTGTTGGGTGTCCAAGGTCGATCACATCACCGGGATGGAGATAATAGATATCCTGCAGCCTCAGTTCTGTGCGGCCAAGCTCCGCAGATATCTCCAGCTCGGAATCCCTGAGAATATCAAGGATCTCCTCTGAATTGTCCTCCCCGGCCCCTCTTCCCGCCTGATTGGCCGCGGCGATCCG
This window harbors:
- a CDS encoding flagellar motor switch protein FliN; translation: MKQNIFSPMEIDAIGEIMNISLGSSATAVSNMLDHRVDITTPSVSVVPIEEFTLGELEPAIGIEIKYVSGLEGSNIMLLKRHDVKTIVEILMGTEISDEEFEFNDLTISAVCEVMNQMMGAASTALSDFLGRSVNISTPQSFTLDDLDQFEREHFQYDSGMVVVAKFMLSIENVLKSEFVNVMSVDLARELIAGFGVDLSDGEGKGAKSEEEVKPEPSTGGAKLSQEEIERLMSGGAPSAPPPASSGSGKLSQEEIERLMSGGAPSAPPPASSGSGKLSQEEIEQLMSGMAPSAAQAATPRQPEPQQSSARPYEAAGQYMPAPPAYAGEPRVINTKPVQLPPLDVADKIGQEQAQNLELIMSVPLEVSVEIGRTRRKVEDILTFSKGSLVVLDKLAGDQVDLFVNGLCVARGDVVVIDDNFGIRITEVLKRPELSELTRAD